Genomic DNA from Streptomyces sp. PCS3-D2:
AGAGGTACTACCACCTCCCCGACGCGGCCCGGTTCCTCGCCAAGCAGGCCCTGGAGGGGGAGCGGATTCCGACCCCCGCAGGGTCGGAATCCGACCCTGCGAAGCCGCTTGAAGGGGGACCGGAATCCGGCCCGGGGGAGCGGAATCCGACCCGGGAGGGGGCCAGAATCCGACCCCCAGAACAGTAGTGAACCAAAGGTGAACGGTAGTAAGAGCAGCAGCAACTCTGCACTCATCCCCGCTACCCAGTGGCACATCGACGACGCCACCCAAGCGTGGCTGCGGCAACAAGGCCACCTCGACAGACTCGGCGAGCACGCCCTACGAGCCGCCGACGAGAAGTGGCGTACCTACCGGGCCGTCTGGGCACCACGCACCGCCGCAGCCTGGTCCGCCGACTGGCGCGAGTGGATCACCCGCGAACGCACCCCTGCTGCTGGCCGCCCGTACCTCCGCTCCCTGCCCGGCGGCGGCGCCTCCACCGCTCCTGCGGCGGGAAAGACCCGCGCCGAACAGCACGCCACCGCCCTGCTCAACGCCCTCACCGAACTCGAAGCCCGCAACACCCCCACCGGAACGGAGTGACCACCCTGGACCGCCGCGAAATCGCCGCCCTGCTCGCCTACATCGGGTGCCTCGACCCCCGCACCGCCCATACGGACACCGGCACTGCCCTTGACCGGATCGCGCAGTGGCACGAACTCCTGCATGACGTGCCCGCCACGACCGCCCACGGCTGGGACGCCCGCGAAGCGGTACGGGCCCATATCGTCGCCTCGCCCTATCCGGTCCTGCCTGTGGACGTCGCCCGCAAATGGGGCGCCTACCGCCGCGACCGCCTGGAGCGGCACACCGACCCCACCCCGGCCGCCGACCCGGACGACCCGGCCGCCTGGCGGTCCGAACTGCTCGGCACCCGGCACGCCGTCGCCGTCGGCCAGGCAGCGCCGTCCACCCTTCGCCAGCTCACCGCCGGCCCGCACCCCGATCTCGAGGCCCGCCTGCGCTCCGTCGGATCCGTGATCCCTCCGGCGGCACGCGCGCAGCTCGCCCGGTACCGGCCCGCCCGCGCCGCCCGCGAAGCCGCCACCGCCGCAGGACAGCCCGACGCCCTCAGCGTCCCGTGCCCCTGGTGCCACGCCCACGAAGGCGTGCCCTGCCGCAACCGACGCACCGGCCTCGACGGCGGCGCACGGAGCAACGCCCCACGCGCCATCCCCCACCCATCCCGCGTCGACCTCGCCGCCGCATCCCACACCCGGCAAGTGGCTGTACCGCGCCCTGTCACCGTGCCGGGCGGTGCCAGCGCCCGCCGTACGGGCCCCGCTCGCTGAACCACTTCTCCACACCTACGGTTCCGCCCGCCGCCTCCGCTCCGCCCGTGCTACCCGCCGCGCCCCTGGCCTCGTAGCTCCGGCCCCCGCAGGCGGCACCCACCCACCTCACCGCCTTCACCACACCGCCCGCCCTCGCCCACACAGCGCGGCGGGTCTCTGGAGACCTCTGCATGACACCACTCGCCCTGCCCGCACTCGGGCAATGGAACGCCACTTCCCTCACCCTCACCGCCTTCGCGCTGGCCTGCTCCGTGCTGCTGATCATGTGGCTGGTCAAGCAGCGCACCCGCCGGACCAGCGGCAGCCGCAAGCCCGGATCGCCCGCGGTCATCGTGGCCGCGCTGGCCGCGGTCGGCTGCACCGCCTACAGCGCCGACACCAGCTGGCGGTTCGCGGCCCACTACCTGGACATGGGCGGCACAGCCGAACGCGCCGCCATGTTCGCCGCCGCGGAGTTCGCCCTGTTCGCCACGGCGCTGCTGGCGCGGCAGAACCTCCACGGCCCCAAGCAGGCACCGGGCTTGCCGGGCACCCTGACCTGGGTGATCACCACTGTGCAGGTGATCCCCGCGTACGCCGAGTCCGGCCTGGTCGGCGGCACGGTGCGAGCCTTCGTGGGCCCGGTTCTGGCCGCGGCGCTCTGGCACGAGGCCATGGGCATCGAACTGCGTCTCCGTAAGCCGGAAGCCGCGTCCCACAGCATCCTCGCAAAGATCGGCTGTGAGATACGCGAACGCCTCCTCTCCCGCCTCGGCATCGCCGTACGCGACCGGGACGCTGCACAGATCACCCGCGACCGCGCCACCCTCAAGGCCGTCGCCCTGGCCACCCGCCTCGCCGAACTCACCCCGGCCAAGCGCAACCGGTGGCGAGGCCGGCGCATCGCACGACGGCTGTCGCAGGCCGTCGCACAAGCCGCAGTGGGCATCGACGACCGCCAGCGCCAAGACCTGCTGCAGCAGCTCGCCGCCCGCCGTCACGCCACAGCGCTGGCGACCGTCGACCTGCCTTCGCCCTGGGCCGAACCCAAGCCGGCCGGGAACACCGAACCTCCCGCCGAGCCGGGGCATTCGCACAACCGGTCGGGCGCAAGCCAGAGCCGAGAAGACGCGGAAGTCCGGGAACACCCTGACCCCGACGTGCGTCCCGAGGGCCCGCCTCCACCATCCGTGCAGCCCCCACTCCCCCTGCACGAAACGGATCCCACCGCAGAAGGCGCGGCGCCGTCCCCGGACGGAGGCGGTCCGACGGCACAACGCTACGGTCGCCCTCCCGGAGCTGACATGGATGAACTGCTGGCCATCTGCCGCCCGGCCGTCGCCCTGCACGGAAGTGTCACCCGCGCCGTCCTGCGGAACGCCGTGCGCGAGGCCGGCCTGCCCATCGCCGAGCACCGCCTCACCGAGCTCAAGGCTCTCCTAGGCGCAGAACAAGACGCCGGCACCGGCGCATCCAGCGGCTGACCGGATATCCGGTCAGCCGCGGAACGCCGGAATGGGGGCCTTACGGACCAGCAGCTCGAGCTGGTCCGTAGCCCTTCCACCCGCTCGGCCACGCCCGCAGCAGCCCCCGCACGCCTCCACTCGAACCACCTGAGTCGAGGCCTCCGTCGGGCTTTCTGCCCACCTCGCCCAATTCACCGCCGCAGCAAGGAGCTTCTTCCATGTGCCTTCAGCCCGCTCTCACCACCTCCCGCGATCCGCATCAGGCGACCTCCACCCCAGCCACCGACCGGGCAGCAAGGTATGGCGTTGGACCGTCCAAGGGCCGGTCCAACGCAGCCTCCGCCCCGGGGGTGGCGGAGGCAGAACCCCGGCGCGAGGGCGCACCGGGGCAGGAGGAGGTGGCCGGTGCGGCCGACGCCGGGCTGCCAGCCGTCGTACGGGCCGCCGACGAGGCCGCGCTGTACCGCATCGCCCGCCGTCGTGCCCGTGACAGCAAGCAGCGCAAGATGCGCGTCGACGTCCGCTACAGCCTCGCCGAGCACACCGCGATCACCGCCGAGGCCCGCCGCCTGAATCTGGCCGGCGCACACCTCGTCGGCGCGATCGTCACGGCCTACCTCGCCGACGACCTCACTCTGCCCGGCCAGAGAACCTCCCACGATGACCTGATCGACGAGCTCGCCGCCCTGCGGTTCCAGGTCTCCGCTATCGGCAAGAACGTCAACCAGATCGCCTTCAAACTGAACTCCGGCGGCCATCCACACCCTGGGGACAGCGCAGTCCTCGCGGAAGCAGAACGGGTCCTCGGCGTAGCGCGTGTCGCCGCCGCATCGATCGATGCGGCGGCTGCCAAGACCGCCACCGCAAAGCGAGCCGCCACATGATTGCGAAGATCGGAACCGGCGCCGACACCCGCGGCGTCCTGAAGTACCTGTACGACACCGTGCGCGCCAAGGATCACGTTGACCCCCACCTCGTGGCGTCCTTCGACGGCTTCGCCCCCGACCCCGGCCGCAACGAGACCGCCACACTCACCCAGCTCGCCACCGTCCTCGACCTGCGCGTCAAGCAGGCTGGTGAAGACGCCCCCGACCAGCACGTGTGGCACTGCTCAGTCAGGGCGGCGCCCGAGGACCGGATCCTGACGGACGACAAGTGGGCGGTGATCGCCCGCCGGGTCCTGAACGCCACTGGCATCGCCCCCGCCGGCGACCCCGACGCCTGCCGGTGGGTCGCCGTCCGCCACGCCGACGACCACATCCACATCGTCGCCACCAAAGTCCGCGGCGACCTCCGCCAACCCCGCAACTGGAACGACTACCCGCGCGCCGACAAGGAGCTCGCCGCCATCGAGAAGGAATACGGGCTCCGCCAAGTCGTACGCGGCGACCGCACCGCAGCCAAGCGCCCCACCCGCGCCGAGCAGGAGAAGGCCCGCCGCACCGGCCACGCCGTCACGCCCCGGGAGAGGCTGCGCACCACCGTCCGCACCTCGGTGGCGGCTGCCACCGACACCGAGGAGTTCTTCACCATCCTCCGTGGGGCGGGCGTGCTGGTGGACATCCAGCGCTTTCCCTCCGGTGACATCCGCGGCTACAAGGTCGCCCTCGACGGAGACACCAATAAGGACGGCGAGCCGGTGTGGTTCTCCGGCTCCGCCCTGGCCCCGGACCTGTCCTACCCCAAGATCAGCGAACGCCTCGCACACGCCGGGCCCGCCGCCACGGATGCTCCCTCCGGCCGTCGGCGTGCGGCCTGGCAGCAGCTCACCGACGCGGCCACCCGTATCCCCGACATTCTCGACCAAGCCGACGACGCCGCCGCGCAGGCACACATCGCCGTCCTCGCCGAGACCCTCGACGCACTCCCCCTCATCGCCCCCACCGACTACAAGCCCCAGCTGGCCCAGGCGTCCGCAGCCTTCGAGCGGGCCAGCCGCTCCCGGATCCACACCCGCCACCAGCAGGCCGAGTCCACACGCCGAGCGATCAAGGCGATCGTTCGTGAACCCGCACCGAAGGACGGGGCCCTCCTCGTGTTCCTCCTCGACGCCCTCCTCCTGGCCGTCATCGCAGCACAGCACTGGCACCGCACCCGCCACCACGACCAGCAAGCCGAAGCCGCCCGCCAGACAGCCGAGCACCTGCGCGCCGCCTACCAGGCCCAGCCCCTGACCGCTATCCACGAGCGCGGCCTCCGCCTCGCCGTCTCGGTTGCTCAGCAGCAGGCCGTCATCGTTCGCCAAGCACTACCGGACCTGGCCGGGCAGATCGTCGCCGAGCCCGGCTGGCCGGCCCTCGCCGCCACCCTCGCTGACGCACAGACCGCAGGCCTCGACCCCACGCCCCTCCTCGCCCAAGCCGCCCGCCACCGCGAACTCGACACCGCCACCTCGATCAGCGGCGTCCTTACATGGCGGCTGCACCGCCTGATCGGCATGGCAGGTGAAGGGCCTACTCGCCCCGACTCCGCAAGCACCGTCCGCCCGGGCTCGAGCACAGCCGTCCTTGGTGACTCCCGACGGCCGGGATCCCGACGAAGCGGCCGGTAGCCGGAAACCCACCAGCATTGCCGACCGGCACGTTCCTCAAGGGAACACCGTCGGTGTTCCCTTGAGGAACGCCCGACTCGTTCCCTGAGGGAACGGGGCTCATCCAGTTCAGTTTCTGAACGGCGGTCGTGTTCAGTCGCTGAACGGTCTCTCTGTTCAGTAACTGAACTGAGCGACCAGGACTGTTCACTCGGTGAACAGCTGGCCCGTTCACCGAGTGAACGGCCACCCAGTTCACTGAGTGAACAAGTTGGTTGATCGCCTGCTGCGGTCAGCTGCCGGGCTTGCGCAGGTGGGCGAGGACGTCTGCGACCGACAGGTCGTACCGGTCCTTGTCCCGCTCCCAGCGCGACATGACAGTCACCGCGGCCTCGGCCATGTCCGGCGGCAGGTCGGCCGCGCGGAGCGTGTCGGCGATGTCCTCCATCTCCGGAGCCCAGCGCCAGGCGCGTGCGGCCACGCTGGGCAGGTATCCGGGATCGGAGAGGATGTTGGACGCCATCGTCTGCGCCTCGGCCGTGAGCTCGTCTCCGACGCCGTGGGCGTCGGCCAGCGCGTGGGCCACGCCCGCGAGGGTCCGGGCGGCCTTCTGGTAGCTGGCGAACGCCATCTTCAACGCGGAGGCGGAGCCGATGCCGCCGCTCGCGCGGCGAACGTGCAACGCGGTGTCCTTGAACAGGGGTTCCACCATGTCCGCGGCCTGGGCTTCGCCGGCGAGGTAGAGACGGGCAGCCCGCCGGCCGCCGGGCGGCGGGCCGAAGATCGCTCCGTCGAGGACCGTGGCGCCCGGCCTGATCTCTTCCGCGATGCGCCGCACGCGCTGGGGGTTGATCGCGTTGGCGTCGACGTACACCCCTGTGAAGGCGTGGCCGGCGACCGTGGTCGCCACGTCTTCGGCGGCCTGGGGCGGACAGATCGACAGGACGACCTCGCTACGGGCCAGTGCCTCGTCGAGCGAGTCACACGCGGTGGCTCCGGCGTCCTCCGCGCGTCGGCGGGTGGCCTCGCTCCGGCCCTCCGGTACCCACAGCACCTCGTGTCCCGCAGCCGCGGCCTGGGCGGCGACGGCGGATCCCATGGCGCCGGGGTGCAAGACGGTCACGGTGGTCACGGGTGGCCTCCTGGCGGGAGTTCGGCGATGGTGCGTTCCTGATGGGCAATGATCGACTCTCGCAGGCCGATCGCGACAGGTGCCCCCGCGCCGGGGTGGAGCGCCAGCTGGCGGGTGAAGTGGCCGATGCGGCGGTCCACGCTCTCGGTGCGACGTCGGGCGCTGGTGACGAGGACCGTGTGGATCTGGGCCGCGGCACCGTCCAGGTCGCCCCGGCCGAGGCGGGCCATGGCCAGGTCCATGCGGGCCAGGGACATCTCGCCGAGCCGCTGCCGCTCCGGTGGGGCGGCCTGGAACATCTCCACCGCCTCGTCGGCGCGGGCCTCGGCGTCGGCCAGGTGCTGGGCCCCGGCCAGCCAGAGGTGGGTGCTGCTGGCGTAGAAGAGCTGCTTCTCGACGGGGAAGGCCATCATGCCGCCCGGTAGCTCGTCCCCTTCGGCGAGGCGCTCGCGCAGGTGGTCGGCGGCACCAAGGGCGGCGAGGGCATCGCCGGGCCGGTTCAGCTGACCGTAGGCGCGTGCCTTGATGCTCTCCAGCCTGATCTGCGCGGTACCCGACTCTGGCGTGAAGGCCGAGCCTGACTCGGCGAGGCGTACGGCGTCGGCCGGGCGCCCGTCCCAGTACGAGATCAGCGCTTGGAGTCCGCGTACCCAGGAGCGGAGGCCGTTGTGGCCGGCCAGCTCGCCGAAGAGGAAGGCGGTCCGGGCCTGGGTCTCGGCGGCGTCGTAGCGGCCGAGGTCGAAGCTGGCGTTCGCCAGAACGCCGCACAGCACGCCGGCGCCGACGTAAAGGTCGCGGGTGTACTGCGGCGGCTGGCGCCCTTCGAGGAGTTCGAAGGCGCGGTCGCGCAGGGCGCGCACCTCGCGGAACAACGGCCCTACAGGGCGGTTTGGGTACGAATCGACTATCCGGCGGATGTCAGCTTCCAGCTGCTCCAGCGTGTGCGGTCCCACGTTGCTGCTCTCTGCCCTGGCGGCGAACCGCGCCGACTCGTTGGCCGCCGCCGTCACCACGTCCTCAAGGCCGTACTCGAACGGCTCCACTGCAAGGTGTTGCTCTGCCGCGGGATGGCGCGGCGCGGACTCGTGCCCGGACGGCACGGGCCCGAGGAGCCGTGCCGCCGGGATCCCGGGGAACATGAACTCCAGAATCCGGCGGGCGACGGTCTGCGGGGTGCGGACCTCGCCGTGCGCGTACCGGAAGAACTGACGCTTCTCGATCGTTGCGGTCGAGATCGAGGGCGGGCCCTCCAGCTCGGCTAACTGCTTGGCCGCCTGCTCGTACCGTCTCTTGAAGACCTGGTAGTCCTGCCAGCCCCGCTGGTTGATCAGGGTCTGGAAGAGGGTCGGTCCTGTCCGTTCCACAGCGGCTCCCTTGCGCCGGCCTCTGCCTCCGGCGACCACGCTATGCACCAACCGCGACTGTGCGCAGAGGTGTTGTCGAGAAATCTCGCGCAGGCCGCGAATAGACATCCGTTGGGCACGAAAGGGCCACGTTAGACAGCGCTTGGGGCCTCGTTCAGGCCGGTTGGGCGGAGAACACTGCGACTTCGCCCCGGCAGGGCGGTGACCGCACGAGGTCGCAGATTCGCCCCCTGCTCCACAGCCTGGCGCTCAGGAGGCTCGCTCGTGACAGCGCAACACCAGCTCGGCTTTCCCGACATCGGTTCAGCCGCGATCAGCAGCGAGGCGGCATCGCCCACGTCCGCGACCGCCTCCGTCGCCGGGGACGTCGAGGCCGCCCTCAGTCTCGCCGACCACCACCCGGCCGGGCAGGTCGCCGTACAGCTGCGGGAGCGGCTGCGCGGGCACATCCGGACCTTGGCGGTACCCGCCGAGCAGTACGCGGATCTGCTGCCGGAAAGCCGAGAAAAGGACATCGCGGCCAGCACCGTGCGGTTCGCCCTCAAGGTCGCCGGCGGCTGCGGGAGCGATCCCGCCATAGCGCTGCGCCTGCTGGCCAAGTCGGTGGCACACCTCGCGCGCAACACCGACCTCCTGCGGTCCGCCTGAGCCGCTTCCGGTACCGGCCTGCCTGGGGGCACCGGTACCGGGAGCACTTCGTCCGCCCGGCCCGGCGCCGGGCCCCGTCGACCCTCCCCTGGAGGCACCCTCGTGTACGCGATCGGCATGTGCGTCGACGCCCGCTACCTGTTGCCCGCCCTGGTCACCCTTGGGTCCGTCGCCGACCACCTGCCGGCGGCCGACCGCCGCGAGAGCGCGGTACGGGTACTGACCAACGGCCTGTCCCCCGGGCAGGCCGCCGTGATGGAGTCCTTCTCCCGCCGCTGCGGGTTCGGCTCCTTCAACCTGGCCTGGCAGGCCCCGCCGCGCGAGAGCGTCATGGCGGACAGCGCCTACATCTCCGTCGCCACCTACCTGAGGTTCGGGTTCACCACCGGCTTCCTCGACCGGCCGTTCCTGATCTACGTGGACGCCGACGTGCACGTACGCGGCGACATCTCCGCGCCGCTGTCCGGTCTTCCCGAGGATCGGGTCGGGGCGGTGCAGGACGAGTTCAACCCGGCCGTCGGCCAGTGCCCAGCCCTGCCCGGCCTCGCCGAACGGTGGCCACACCTGGTGGGGCGGCCCTACTTCAACGCCGGGATGCTGTGGGCGCCCACCGGGATACTCGCCCCCATGCGGGTCGGGGTCCAGCGGGCCCTGATCGGCGGCCGGAAGTACATCAAGCACAACGACCAGTGCGCCCTGAACCTGTGGCTGCTGTCCTCCGGCGCCGCCCACCCGGTGGAGCCGGTGTTCAACCAGTTCGAGGTGGACCGGTTCCTCGATCGCGGGGACTGGGTCCGGCGGGTCCTTCGCCGCCCAGTCAGCCGCCGCGACGGGCGCGTGGTGCACTTCGTCGGCTCGCAGAAGCCGTGGATGCGCTCGTGCCCCTGTACAGAGGACGTCAGGGTCTACCGGCGGCAGATGCGCCGCACGCTCGCGCACCTGGGCCGGGTGGGTGCCAGGTGACCGGCGGCACGGTTCTGGCGGTGGAGCGGGCCTGTACGGAGCTGGCCGGGTCAGCTCCGGCCGAGACGGTCCGGGTCCGCACCGGGCCGAAGACGGCCGTCTACCGGGTCCGGCTGGCCGACGGCCGTCGCGTGGTGGTGAAGCTGTTCGCGGCTGACGTCTCCCACAGCGCGGCCGACGAGGCCCGGCTCCTGGTCGCCGTGACGGAGGCCGGACGGGTGCGGGTACCGGCCGTGATCAGGCACGGGCCCGTCCCCGGGCTGACCGTCTCCGCTCTGATCACCGCCGACGTCGGGACCAGAACCCTCAGCGACGCCGTGCGGGCCGGGCAGATGCCGCGTCCGGCGGCCCTGCTGCGGCTCGCGCTGCTGATGGCGGCGTTCCACGCCATCGAGCCCCCGGCCGGGGTTCGCCTGGCACCAGGCATCGGCCAGCAGGTCAGTGCCATGGCCGCCCACTGCCCCCGACAGGTCTTCGTCCGGCTCGCGCCCGCGCTGGAGGTCATCGCGGGTGGGGCCCGCCGGGAACGTCTGGTGTGGTGCCACGGAGACCTCCACCTGGAGAACGTGATCCGCGGAGGTGACCGGCACCTCATCGCCGGCGCAGGCGGCGAGCCTCATCTGCCCGAGTACGTCGTGGACTTCGAGGCCGCGACCGTGGAGGTCCCCGAGTACGACCTCGCCCAGACCCTTGTGACATGCGACGCCCTGGAACCGTCCGACCGGATGTTCATGGCCGCCGCCTACGGGCGACCCCTCGACACCCGCCTCCTGGACGCCTACGTGGCCTTCCAGGCCGTACGCGGCTGGACCTACGCCGCCCAACGGGAAGGCCGCGACCGCGAAGCCTGGGCGGCCCGCCTGCACCTTGCCCTGTCCCCGCAACCAGGAAGGACCGTGCTGTGACCGATCCCGATCTGTCGGTGATCATCCCCGCATACAACGAGGCCAAGTACCTGCCCCGCTACCTGCCCACCGTCTTCGCTTCCCTCCGGGCCTGGGTATCCGTCTCAGGCCTCGTCGGAGAGGTGATCGTGGTGGACAACGCCTCCACCGACGACACCGCGACCGTCGCGAAGGAGCTGGGGGCCAAGGTGGTGACGGAGCTGGTCCGCAGCATCGGCCTGGCCCGCAACACCGGAGCCCGCGCGGCCGGGGGGCGAATGCTGTTCTTCGTCGACGCCGACGTGGCCCTGCCTCTGGAGGGCATCACGGCCGCCGTCGCCGCAATGGACGCCGGGGCCGTCGGCGGGGCTATCCCGCCGCTCTACACCCCCGCCCGGTTCGGGGCCCGCCTGCTGTGCGCCTACTGGGACCACCACCGCTCCCGCCACGGCGGCGCCCAGGGCGTCAACCAGTTCTGCACCCGGGACGCCTTCAAGGCCGTGCACGGGTACCGGCCGGACTACTTCATGAGCGAGGACATGGAGTTCTTCGCCCGCCTGACCGCATACGGACGCAGCACGGGCGGGCCGGTCGCAGTCCTCGAAGACCTCCGCGTGCGGCCCTCCACCCGCCGCTACGACGCCTGGTCCACGGCCCGGATGCTCTGGTGGCAGAACCCCGTGGTCGTCCGCATCGGTCTGACCTCGCCCCGCTTCTGGCGCAACTGGTATGCCACCACCGTCCGATGATCGGAGAACCCCAGGTGACTCGCCTTCCCCTGCCGGACGCCGACGGCATCTACACCTTCCCTACCGACCTCCTGACCGCGCACCGGGCCTGGATGGACTCCCTGACCGGGGCGAAGGAGATCACGACGCTGACCGCGCCGCTGACCCTGTCGCCGTACTGGATCGAACCGCGCAGGCCCTCCGGGCGGCCGGTCGTGGTCATCGAGCCCCACCACGACGACTTCGTCCTGTCTGCCTCCGGGACCTTCCTGGCCCGTCCCCGGCCGCTGACCGTGGTCACCGTCTTCACCCGCTCCCGTAGCGTCCACCCCTCCCTCGAGAACACCTACAACAGCGTGGAGACCGTCTCCGAACTCCGCGACCGCGAGGCCGCCCAGTCCCTGTTACCCCTGGGGGCCGCCCGGGTCGGGCTCGGGCACAAGGACGCCGAGAAGCCCTACCGGGCACCCGAGCCCGCCCAGGTGGACCGGATCACCGCCGAGCTCGCGGAGGTGCTCGACGGGATGGAGGACGCCGAGTTGCTCGCCCCAGCCGCCGTCACCCGCCACCCCGACCACCTCGCCGTCCACGAGGCCGCACGCCGCCTGGGCTGCCGGTGGTTCTGGGAGGACGCCGCCTTCTGGTCCACCTACGGCCTGTCCGGGTGCGACCGGCAACTGTTCCAGCAGCGGACCGGCGACGTCTTCGAACCAGAGCTGGAGGACATCACCGCCACCGTCCTGGACAAGGTGACCCTGCTGCACATGCACGGATCCCAGATGCACCCCGCGCGGAAGATGTACCGGCCGATCCGGCACGCCTACACCGTCGCCGCCAACTTGCTGCCCGACCCGGACGGCCGTCCGCGCGGCCAGTTCGCCGAGCGCTACTACCGGCTCGGGGGGTCGTGATGATCCTCGGTCTGGAAGGCCCCTCGTACGGAGGCAAGACCTCCGCCCGGGGGCAGCTGCGCCGGGTGCCGGCGATGCAGGACGCGATGTTCTTCTCCTGCTA
This window encodes:
- a CDS encoding phosphotransferase — protein: MTGGTVLAVERACTELAGSAPAETVRVRTGPKTAVYRVRLADGRRVVVKLFAADVSHSAADEARLLVAVTEAGRVRVPAVIRHGPVPGLTVSALITADVGTRTLSDAVRAGQMPRPAALLRLALLMAAFHAIEPPAGVRLAPGIGQQVSAMAAHCPRQVFVRLAPALEVIAGGARRERLVWCHGDLHLENVIRGGDRHLIAGAGGEPHLPEYVVDFEAATVEVPEYDLAQTLVTCDALEPSDRMFMAAAYGRPLDTRLLDAYVAFQAVRGWTYAAQREGRDREAWAARLHLALSPQPGRTVL
- a CDS encoding PIG-L deacetylase family protein, with the protein product MTRLPLPDADGIYTFPTDLLTAHRAWMDSLTGAKEITTLTAPLTLSPYWIEPRRPSGRPVVVIEPHHDDFVLSASGTFLARPRPLTVVTVFTRSRSVHPSLENTYNSVETVSELRDREAAQSLLPLGAARVGLGHKDAEKPYRAPEPAQVDRITAELAEVLDGMEDAELLAPAAVTRHPDHLAVHEAARRLGCRWFWEDAAFWSTYGLSGCDRQLFQQRTGDVFEPELEDITATVLDKVTLLHMHGSQMHPARKMYRPIRHAYTVAANLLPDPDGRPRGQFAERYYRLGGS
- a CDS encoding glycosyltransferase, translated to MTDPDLSVIIPAYNEAKYLPRYLPTVFASLRAWVSVSGLVGEVIVVDNASTDDTATVAKELGAKVVTELVRSIGLARNTGARAAGGRMLFFVDADVALPLEGITAAVAAMDAGAVGGAIPPLYTPARFGARLLCAYWDHHRSRHGGAQGVNQFCTRDAFKAVHGYRPDYFMSEDMEFFARLTAYGRSTGGPVAVLEDLRVRPSTRRYDAWSTARMLWWQNPVVVRIGLTSPRFWRNWYATTVR
- a CDS encoding relaxase/mobilization nuclease domain-containing protein, whose protein sequence is MIAKIGTGADTRGVLKYLYDTVRAKDHVDPHLVASFDGFAPDPGRNETATLTQLATVLDLRVKQAGEDAPDQHVWHCSVRAAPEDRILTDDKWAVIARRVLNATGIAPAGDPDACRWVAVRHADDHIHIVATKVRGDLRQPRNWNDYPRADKELAAIEKEYGLRQVVRGDRTAAKRPTRAEQEKARRTGHAVTPRERLRTTVRTSVAAATDTEEFFTILRGAGVLVDIQRFPSGDIRGYKVALDGDTNKDGEPVWFSGSALAPDLSYPKISERLAHAGPAATDAPSGRRRAAWQQLTDAATRIPDILDQADDAAAQAHIAVLAETLDALPLIAPTDYKPQLAQASAAFERASRSRIHTRHQQAESTRRAIKAIVREPAPKDGALLVFLLDALLLAVIAAQHWHRTRHHDQQAEAARQTAEHLRAAYQAQPLTAIHERGLRLAVSVAQQQAVIVRQALPDLAGQIVAEPGWPALAATLADAQTAGLDPTPLLAQAARHRELDTATSISGVLTWRLHRLIGMAGEGPTRPDSASTVRPGSSTAVLGDSRRPGSRRSGR
- a CDS encoding glycosyltransferase → MYAIGMCVDARYLLPALVTLGSVADHLPAADRRESAVRVLTNGLSPGQAAVMESFSRRCGFGSFNLAWQAPPRESVMADSAYISVATYLRFGFTTGFLDRPFLIYVDADVHVRGDISAPLSGLPEDRVGAVQDEFNPAVGQCPALPGLAERWPHLVGRPYFNAGMLWAPTGILAPMRVGVQRALIGGRKYIKHNDQCALNLWLLSSGAAHPVEPVFNQFEVDRFLDRGDWVRRVLRRPVSRRDGRVVHFVGSQKPWMRSCPCTEDVRVYRRQMRRTLAHLGRVGAR
- a CDS encoding mobilization protein — its product is MAEAEPRREGAPGQEEVAGAADAGLPAVVRAADEAALYRIARRRARDSKQRKMRVDVRYSLAEHTAITAEARRLNLAGAHLVGAIVTAYLADDLTLPGQRTSHDDLIDELAALRFQVSAIGKNVNQIAFKLNSGGHPHPGDSAVLAEAERVLGVARVAAASIDAAAAKTATAKRAAT
- a CDS encoding DUF6415 family natural product biosynthesis protein — encoded protein: MTAQHQLGFPDIGSAAISSEAASPTSATASVAGDVEAALSLADHHPAGQVAVQLRERLRGHIRTLAVPAEQYADLLPESREKDIAASTVRFALKVAGGCGSDPAIALRLLAKSVAHLARNTDLLRSA
- a CDS encoding DUF1932 domain-containing protein, producing the protein MTTVTVLHPGAMGSAVAAQAAAAGHEVLWVPEGRSEATRRRAEDAGATACDSLDEALARSEVVLSICPPQAAEDVATTVAGHAFTGVYVDANAINPQRVRRIAEEIRPGATVLDGAIFGPPPGGRRAARLYLAGEAQAADMVEPLFKDTALHVRRASGGIGSASALKMAFASYQKAARTLAGVAHALADAHGVGDELTAEAQTMASNILSDPGYLPSVAARAWRWAPEMEDIADTLRAADLPPDMAEAAVTVMSRWERDKDRYDLSVADVLAHLRKPGS